The Bacillus sp. Marseille-Q1617 genome has a segment encoding these proteins:
- a CDS encoding transglutaminase domain-containing protein codes for MKRNNPIAFIMLCFMTGLLSLSACSSSADTKAEKEETKEEDKYEKLVKEKNGEFELEPIELTSYSEEIGATMEEPSHKEFAANGEVVIKGAIEKHSGLKSDYAWIKVRSTEEGPAGDQLEYYTPIGDGKFKQSIHFFNGEGEYSVKVQLPSKDQENYFYDTASFIVHNVNPEMKRDVTYTPFGRDAELNVSLDSSYTKESEVFALQGKAGQLTDSDTIMLKLKKDSETWTHVIPVKDGTFSYDVPLFYGKGVHELEVLVPDEERENYYQTATTILIDNESERMMSPVEYSETYMERGVTLESPQYGGEETDGLYTVKGTIDPKAEFGPETDHIYIKTKKGEDEALDVIPVEDFTFDDSFYLRFGPGTYEVTLSVPEIKEENSDSFRFYGFAKFEVESTGEDKRDLLPSRGVESDHPTIEELAQKLTAGKKTDREKVKAIYDYTAKNVSYDVEKLENEEFEWDDSAMKTLDEETGVCQDYAYLAIALLRASDIEARFVEGMARGGWWPQRHAWVEAKVDGKWLTMDPTWGSGYIKDDKFVADFNEKYFDPDPAEFEKTHTRTGISY; via the coding sequence ATGAAACGTAACAATCCAATAGCTTTCATAATGCTTTGTTTTATGACCGGTTTGCTGTCCCTGTCCGCATGCAGCAGTTCGGCTGATACGAAAGCTGAAAAAGAAGAGACGAAAGAAGAAGATAAATACGAAAAGCTCGTGAAAGAGAAAAACGGTGAGTTTGAGCTCGAACCGATCGAGCTGACCTCCTACAGCGAGGAAATAGGTGCGACCATGGAGGAGCCTTCACACAAGGAATTCGCCGCGAATGGGGAAGTGGTGATCAAAGGGGCTATCGAGAAGCATTCCGGATTGAAATCGGACTATGCCTGGATCAAGGTTCGCTCAACGGAGGAAGGACCGGCTGGCGACCAGCTTGAATATTACACGCCAATCGGGGATGGCAAGTTCAAGCAATCGATCCATTTCTTCAACGGCGAGGGAGAATACAGCGTGAAGGTGCAGCTGCCAAGTAAGGATCAAGAGAATTATTTTTATGACACGGCCTCCTTTATCGTCCATAATGTAAACCCTGAAATGAAGCGGGACGTGACATATACTCCGTTTGGCAGGGATGCCGAATTGAATGTGAGTCTCGATTCCAGTTATACGAAGGAAAGTGAAGTGTTCGCCCTGCAAGGTAAGGCGGGCCAGTTGACGGATAGCGATACCATCATGCTGAAGTTGAAAAAGGACAGTGAAACATGGACGCATGTCATTCCTGTTAAAGATGGAACATTCTCCTATGACGTGCCTTTATTTTATGGAAAAGGGGTTCATGAGCTTGAAGTGCTTGTTCCTGATGAGGAGCGGGAGAATTACTATCAGACAGCAACAACGATTTTAATCGATAACGAGTCTGAACGAATGATGAGTCCGGTTGAATACTCCGAGACCTACATGGAGCGTGGGGTCACCTTGGAATCCCCGCAATATGGAGGGGAAGAGACAGATGGATTGTACACGGTAAAAGGGACAATCGATCCGAAAGCCGAGTTCGGTCCGGAAACCGATCATATCTATATCAAGACGAAAAAAGGAGAGGATGAAGCGCTTGACGTCATTCCTGTGGAAGACTTCACATTCGATGATTCCTTCTACCTCCGATTTGGTCCCGGTACATACGAGGTGACCTTGAGTGTACCGGAAATCAAGGAAGAAAACAGTGATTCCTTCAGGTTCTACGGCTTTGCCAAGTTCGAAGTGGAATCGACCGGTGAAGATAAAAGGGATCTCCTGCCTTCAAGAGGCGTGGAATCTGATCATCCAACAATTGAAGAATTAGCTCAAAAGCTGACAGCCGGGAAGAAGACAGACCGTGAAAAAGTGAAGGCAATCTATGATTACACAGCGAAGAATGTCAGCTATGATGTAGAAAAGCTTGAAAATGAAGAATTCGAGTGGGATGATAGTGCCATGAAAACGCTCGACGAGGAAACGGGCGTATGCCAGGACTATGCTTATCTTGCCATCGCGCTCTTAAGGGCAAGTGACATTGAAGCGAGATTCGTTGAAGGGATGGCCCGGGGCGGATGGTGGCCGCAGCGGCATGCCTGGGTCGAAGCAAAAGTGGACGGTAAATGGCTGACGATGGATCCGACTTGGGGCTCCGGCTACATCAAGGATGATAAGTTTGTAGCGGATTTTAATGAGAAATATTTTGACCCGGATCCGGCCGAATTTGAAAAGACACATACTCGTACGGGGATATCCTATTAG
- the mscL gene encoding large-conductance mechanosensitive channel protein MscL: MLKEFKKFALKGNVIDLAVAVVIAAAFGKIVSALVDYIIMPLVGTLLGGISFEHLTATVGDAVIEYGLFIQAIVDFIIIALSLFVFIQAFNRLKRKEEIAEKAPVVDPKVELLTEIRDLLKK, from the coding sequence ATGTTGAAAGAGTTTAAGAAGTTTGCCCTAAAAGGAAATGTAATCGATTTAGCCGTCGCAGTGGTCATTGCTGCTGCATTCGGGAAGATTGTATCCGCGTTAGTGGACTACATCATCATGCCGCTGGTAGGTACACTCCTTGGAGGCATCAGCTTTGAACATTTAACGGCTACAGTTGGGGATGCAGTGATCGAATATGGACTATTCATTCAAGCAATTGTTGATTTCATTATAATCGCCCTATCCCTATTCGTATTCATCCAGGCATTCAATCGTTTAAAACGAAAAGAAGAAATTGCTGAAAAAGCACCCGTGGTAGATCCGAAAGTTGAACTTTTGACGGAGATCCGCGATTTACTGAAGAAATAA
- a CDS encoding glycoside hydrolase domain-containing protein, giving the protein MNLGKNMIMTIVSVFIILYLGTLIYFLKDGSDETRKSAGMNPSTGQSNATITIHTNVQNNIYGNSNVETTIVNDMTSDTDYDIQNEIDNQAEGSGKSTFSNSIDNQFEGKAEGTLSNTLKNYLNGSGSYGLDNNVLNNLGVNVDVKVTNDVGNVTSGRNNGGGEDGNGGDGSDGNQDPNPEVVWGIDSASETTEGFYACVRDNFGDPEVFGRYIKTRDGVSIGLSPEQVELIHSKGDTILPIYNNFSDATGFENGVNQAKAAIQAADELGIPEGVALFADIEPTYPVDSEFIRGWYETIASSKYESGIYGIFDTERALFKEYNQAVESNNDILKENYIWTSSPSVGITTQADAPDFAPEAPDNSLALGWQYGIDAEACNIDTNLFDEDLLEVLWQP; this is encoded by the coding sequence ATGAATCTGGGCAAAAACATGATCATGACCATCGTCTCTGTCTTTATCATCCTTTATTTAGGGACACTGATTTATTTTCTTAAGGATGGAAGCGATGAAACAAGAAAATCCGCCGGAATGAATCCTTCAACTGGGCAATCCAATGCAACCATCACCATTCATACCAATGTACAAAATAATATTTACGGAAACTCCAATGTGGAAACCACCATTGTGAATGACATGACCAGTGATACGGATTATGACATACAAAATGAGATCGACAACCAGGCAGAAGGCAGTGGGAAATCGACGTTCTCTAACTCGATTGATAACCAATTTGAAGGAAAGGCAGAAGGCACACTTTCCAATACCCTTAAAAACTACCTAAACGGAAGCGGAAGCTACGGTTTGGATAACAACGTACTGAACAATCTTGGAGTCAATGTGGATGTGAAGGTCACCAATGATGTAGGGAACGTAACCAGCGGCCGTAATAACGGCGGGGGAGAGGATGGAAACGGTGGCGATGGAAGTGATGGCAATCAGGATCCAAACCCGGAAGTCGTCTGGGGTATCGATTCTGCCAGTGAAACGACGGAAGGGTTCTATGCATGCGTGAGGGATAATTTCGGTGACCCGGAAGTGTTCGGACGCTACATCAAAACACGGGATGGGGTCTCGATCGGCTTATCCCCTGAACAGGTAGAACTAATCCATTCCAAAGGGGATACGATCCTTCCCATCTATAATAATTTCAGTGATGCGACCGGATTTGAAAATGGCGTGAATCAAGCGAAGGCTGCCATCCAGGCTGCTGATGAGCTGGGGATCCCGGAAGGTGTCGCGTTATTTGCAGATATTGAACCGACCTATCCGGTGGATTCAGAGTTTATCCGGGGCTGGTATGAAACAATAGCTTCTTCTAAATATGAATCTGGTATTTATGGAATATTCGATACGGAAAGAGCTCTCTTTAAAGAATACAATCAAGCGGTGGAAAGCAATAATGATATTTTGAAAGAGAACTATATTTGGACGTCTTCACCGAGTGTGGGAATCACCACCCAGGCTGATGCTCCTGATTTTGCCCCTGAAGCCCCTGACAACTCTCTTGCTCTCGGCTGGCAGTACGGCATCGATGCCGAGGCATGTAATATCGATACGAATTTGTTCGATGAGGATTTGCTCGAGGTCCTTTGGCAGCCATAA